In the genome of Amaranthus tricolor cultivar Red isolate AtriRed21 chromosome 15, ASM2621246v1, whole genome shotgun sequence, one region contains:
- the LOC130801401 gene encoding uncharacterized protein LOC130801401: MNQLCCALNGTEFNRVSSCTSAKEIWDKLVVTYEGTSQVKETKINILMHQYEMFKMKKDENINEMFTRFTLITNSLNSLGKTFTNAEKVQKVLRCLPRSKWGPKVTAIEEAQDLRVLSLDDLLGKLTTHELTLHDDGDNDVIPSMKNLALKAKKHHESSSDSEDSDDEEDPFALITKGLEGIMKMRKRFKKFKSRNKGKSSNSNSNFKTNKLACFECGSTEHIVKDCPKKKRQSYKKNKNKQAMVATWSDSEVSSESENEDGQAHVCLMADNDDNDDLDQNHKEVREYLNTCTKDELVITLLNMFQIEKILKDEKNTLEDRIRHYAEGCEEIINKNNSLKAEKSNLEKTVKVLKEQNLSQTKQLIDLKNENNDLEARIKTLKLESEKNLQALNKLNESESKLTKMLTQQKSTSDKRGIGYNHVTHNYKSKTTFVKGANKHKRTPTCTFCCKKGHIRFACPYRRKDDYIIKNSFPFELREQIKQIWVPKGTRPPNMVYPEYGSKFVTWIAK, encoded by the coding sequence atgaatcaattatgttgtgctttgaatggtactgagttcaatcgagtttcttcatgtacaagtgctaaagaaatatgggacaagttggttgtgacatacgaaggaacaagtcaagtaaaggaaacaaagatcaacatcctcatgcatcaatatgaaatgttcaagatgaaaaaggatgagaatataaatgaaatgtttactcgttttactttgattactaatagtttgaattctcttggaaaaacttttactaatgcagaaaaagtccagaaggtcttaaggtgtcttccaagatccaaatggggtccaaaagtcaccgccatagaggaagctcaagacttgagagttctatcgcttgacgatctccttggaaaactcacaacacatgaacttaccctacatgatgatggagataatgatgtaataccttccatgaaaaatcttgcattaaaggcaaagaaacatcatgaatcctcaagtgatagtgaagatagcgatgatgaggaagatccatttgcgttaattacaaaaggtcttgaaggaattatgaagatgcgaaaacgatttaagaaatttaaatccagaaataaaggtaagtcttctaattctaattcaaattttaagactaacaaacttgcttgttttgaatgtggttctacagaacatatcgtaaaggactgtcctaagaagaaaaggcaatcctacaaaaagaacaaaaacaaacaagcgatggttgcaacttggagtgattccgaagtatcatccgaatctgaaaatgaagatggacaagctcatgtatgtcttatggctgataatgatgacaatgatgatttagatcaaaatcacaaagaggtacgtgaatatcttaacacatgcacaaaagatgaattggttataacactcctaaatatgtttcaaattgagaaaattttaaaagatgagaaaaacactttggaagatcgaatacgtcattatgctgaaggttgtgaagaaattataaataaaaataattcgctaaaggctgaaaaatcaaatcttgaaaagactgtcaaggtcttgaaagaacagaatctcagtcagactaaacagcttattgatcttaaaaatgagaacaatgatcttgaagccaggatcaaaaccttgaaactggaatctgagaaaaatctacaagcattaaacaagcttaatgagtctgaatctaaacttactaaaatgcttacacaacaaaaatcaactagtgataaacgtggtattggttataatcatgttacacataactataagagtaaaaccacatttgtaaaaggtgcaaataaacataaacgtactcctacttgcacattttgttgcaaaaaaggacatataagatttgcatgtccttacagacgtaaagacgattatattatcaagaattcctttccttttgaattacgtgaacagataaagcaaatatgggttcctaaaggaacaagaccacccaacatggtctatcccgaatatggttccaaatttgtcacttggatagccaagtaa